In Populus alba chromosome 9, ASM523922v2, whole genome shotgun sequence, a genomic segment contains:
- the LOC118059201 gene encoding protein IN CHLOROPLAST ATPASE BIOGENESIS, chloroplastic isoform X4: MLQTRGETIISPGSKQGLIPLVIPLSENLSGSVTALLRWPTAPPGMEMPVVDVRKHGVWLLAKNVDQYMHRILVEEDATNFNESDGELFHAASDVGEKLYRRGDFAESQIANLDGYLLKEVGLFPDVLERKVARHFEEGDHVSAMVTGEFYTKKDLFPGFGRPFVFYAEILKKVGRASEAKDAARVALKSPWWTLGCAYQEVAGIAQWEDEQIEYIKEKVSEEGRQEDLKKGKAAAQIALDEAAFLLDLASIKGTWDNVLERTAECYREAGFDEIARFILYKD, translated from the exons ATGCTTCAAACTAGAG GTGAAACCATTATTTCCCCAGGATCTAAACAAGGTTTGATTCCACTTGTTATTCCTCTATCGGAGAATCTGTCAG GTTCCGTAACTGCACTGCTGCGCTGGCCAACAGCCCCACCTGG AATGGAGATGCCGGTTGTGGATGTTCGCAAGCATGGGGTGTGGCTTTTAGCCAAGAAT GTAGATCAATATATGCACAGAATTCTGGTTGAGGAAGATGCCACCAATTTCAACGAAAGTGATGGTGAACTCTTTCATGCTGCTTCAGATGTGGGTGAGAAACTTTACAGGAGGGGTGATTTTGCTGAATCTCAGATTGCAAACCTCGATGGCTATCTTCTTAAAGAG gTTGGGCTGTTCCCAGATGTCTTAGAGCGTAAAGTAGCTCGCCATTTTGAGGAAGGGGATCAT GTTTCGGCAATGGTGACAGGGGAATTCTATACAAAAAAAGATCTATTTCCAGGATTTGGAAGGCCCTTTGTATTCTATGCAGAgattttgaagaa AGTTGGACGTGCATCAGAAGCTAAAGATGCTGCAAGGGTTGCTTTAAAATCACCATGGTGGACTTTAGGTTGTGCATATCAG GAAGTGGCAGGCATTGCACAGTGGGAGGATGAGCAAATTGAATACATTAAGGAGAAGGTGAGTGAAGAGGGTAGGCAGGAGGATTTGAAGAAGGGAAAGGCGGCTGCTCAG ATAGCATTGGATGAGGCTGCTTTCTTGTTGGATTTAGCTTCCATTAAAGGAACCTGGGATAATGTTTTGGAGCGTACTGCTGAATGTTATAGGGAGGCTGGATTTGATGAAATTGCAAGATTCATTTTGTACAAAGATTAA
- the LOC118059201 gene encoding protein IN CHLOROPLAST ATPASE BIOGENESIS, chloroplastic isoform X2 has protein sequence MKIGVLGVAHRVPSTTTLPLRQVRARVRCFSSSGHISFIEEVAATQPPQHLHYLLKMLQTRGETIISPGSKQGLIPLVIPLSENLSGSVTALLRWPTAPPGMEMPVVDVRKHGVWLLAKNVDQYMHRILVEEDATNFNESDGELFHAASDVGEKLYRRGDFAESQIANLDGYLLKEVGLFPDVLERKVARHFEEGDHVSAMVTGEFYTKKDLFPGFGRPFVFYAEILKKVGRASEAKDAARVALKSPWWTLGCAYQEVAGIAQWEDEQIEYIKEKVSEEGRQEDLKKGKAAAQIALDEAAFLLDLASIKGTWDNVLERTAECYREAGFDEIARFILYKD, from the exons ATGAAGATAGGAGTGCTGGGTGTGGCGCACAGAGTCCCTTCTACTACCACTCTCCCTCTTCGCCAAGTCAGAGCCAGGGTTAGATGTTTTTCCTCCTCTG GCCACATATCATTCATAGAGGAAGTAGCTGCTACTCAACCTCCTCAGCATCTCCATTACTTGCTCAAAATGCTTCAAACTAGAG GTGAAACCATTATTTCCCCAGGATCTAAACAAGGTTTGATTCCACTTGTTATTCCTCTATCGGAGAATCTGTCAG GTTCCGTAACTGCACTGCTGCGCTGGCCAACAGCCCCACCTGG AATGGAGATGCCGGTTGTGGATGTTCGCAAGCATGGGGTGTGGCTTTTAGCCAAGAAT GTAGATCAATATATGCACAGAATTCTGGTTGAGGAAGATGCCACCAATTTCAACGAAAGTGATGGTGAACTCTTTCATGCTGCTTCAGATGTGGGTGAGAAACTTTACAGGAGGGGTGATTTTGCTGAATCTCAGATTGCAAACCTCGATGGCTATCTTCTTAAAGAG gTTGGGCTGTTCCCAGATGTCTTAGAGCGTAAAGTAGCTCGCCATTTTGAGGAAGGGGATCAT GTTTCGGCAATGGTGACAGGGGAATTCTATACAAAAAAAGATCTATTTCCAGGATTTGGAAGGCCCTTTGTATTCTATGCAGAgattttgaagaa AGTTGGACGTGCATCAGAAGCTAAAGATGCTGCAAGGGTTGCTTTAAAATCACCATGGTGGACTTTAGGTTGTGCATATCAG GAAGTGGCAGGCATTGCACAGTGGGAGGATGAGCAAATTGAATACATTAAGGAGAAGGTGAGTGAAGAGGGTAGGCAGGAGGATTTGAAGAAGGGAAAGGCGGCTGCTCAG ATAGCATTGGATGAGGCTGCTTTCTTGTTGGATTTAGCTTCCATTAAAGGAACCTGGGATAATGTTTTGGAGCGTACTGCTGAATGTTATAGGGAGGCTGGATTTGATGAAATTGCAAGATTCATTTTGTACAAAGATTAA
- the LOC118059201 gene encoding protein IN CHLOROPLAST ATPASE BIOGENESIS, chloroplastic isoform X1, translated as MKIGVLGVAHRVPSTTTLPLRQVRARVRCFSSSESFASEHAGHISFIEEVAATQPPQHLHYLLKMLQTRGETIISPGSKQGLIPLVIPLSENLSGSVTALLRWPTAPPGMEMPVVDVRKHGVWLLAKNVDQYMHRILVEEDATNFNESDGELFHAASDVGEKLYRRGDFAESQIANLDGYLLKEVGLFPDVLERKVARHFEEGDHVSAMVTGEFYTKKDLFPGFGRPFVFYAEILKKVGRASEAKDAARVALKSPWWTLGCAYQEVAGIAQWEDEQIEYIKEKVSEEGRQEDLKKGKAAAQIALDEAAFLLDLASIKGTWDNVLERTAECYREAGFDEIARFILYKD; from the exons ATGAAGATAGGAGTGCTGGGTGTGGCGCACAGAGTCCCTTCTACTACCACTCTCCCTCTTCGCCAAGTCAGAGCCAGGGTTAGATGTTTTTCCTCCTCTG AGAGTTTTGCAAGTGAACATGCAGGCCACATATCATTCATAGAGGAAGTAGCTGCTACTCAACCTCCTCAGCATCTCCATTACTTGCTCAAAATGCTTCAAACTAGAG GTGAAACCATTATTTCCCCAGGATCTAAACAAGGTTTGATTCCACTTGTTATTCCTCTATCGGAGAATCTGTCAG GTTCCGTAACTGCACTGCTGCGCTGGCCAACAGCCCCACCTGG AATGGAGATGCCGGTTGTGGATGTTCGCAAGCATGGGGTGTGGCTTTTAGCCAAGAAT GTAGATCAATATATGCACAGAATTCTGGTTGAGGAAGATGCCACCAATTTCAACGAAAGTGATGGTGAACTCTTTCATGCTGCTTCAGATGTGGGTGAGAAACTTTACAGGAGGGGTGATTTTGCTGAATCTCAGATTGCAAACCTCGATGGCTATCTTCTTAAAGAG gTTGGGCTGTTCCCAGATGTCTTAGAGCGTAAAGTAGCTCGCCATTTTGAGGAAGGGGATCAT GTTTCGGCAATGGTGACAGGGGAATTCTATACAAAAAAAGATCTATTTCCAGGATTTGGAAGGCCCTTTGTATTCTATGCAGAgattttgaagaa AGTTGGACGTGCATCAGAAGCTAAAGATGCTGCAAGGGTTGCTTTAAAATCACCATGGTGGACTTTAGGTTGTGCATATCAG GAAGTGGCAGGCATTGCACAGTGGGAGGATGAGCAAATTGAATACATTAAGGAGAAGGTGAGTGAAGAGGGTAGGCAGGAGGATTTGAAGAAGGGAAAGGCGGCTGCTCAG ATAGCATTGGATGAGGCTGCTTTCTTGTTGGATTTAGCTTCCATTAAAGGAACCTGGGATAATGTTTTGGAGCGTACTGCTGAATGTTATAGGGAGGCTGGATTTGATGAAATTGCAAGATTCATTTTGTACAAAGATTAA
- the LOC118059201 gene encoding protein IN CHLOROPLAST ATPASE BIOGENESIS, chloroplastic isoform X3 has protein sequence MFFLLCLWHLESFASEHAGHISFIEEVAATQPPQHLHYLLKMLQTRGETIISPGSKQGLIPLVIPLSENLSGSVTALLRWPTAPPGMEMPVVDVRKHGVWLLAKNVDQYMHRILVEEDATNFNESDGELFHAASDVGEKLYRRGDFAESQIANLDGYLLKEVGLFPDVLERKVARHFEEGDHVSAMVTGEFYTKKDLFPGFGRPFVFYAEILKKVGRASEAKDAARVALKSPWWTLGCAYQEVAGIAQWEDEQIEYIKEKVSEEGRQEDLKKGKAAAQIALDEAAFLLDLASIKGTWDNVLERTAECYREAGFDEIARFILYKD, from the exons ATGTTTTTCCTCCTCTG TTTATGGCATTTAGAGAGTTTTGCAAGTGAACATGCAGGCCACATATCATTCATAGAGGAAGTAGCTGCTACTCAACCTCCTCAGCATCTCCATTACTTGCTCAAAATGCTTCAAACTAGAG GTGAAACCATTATTTCCCCAGGATCTAAACAAGGTTTGATTCCACTTGTTATTCCTCTATCGGAGAATCTGTCAG GTTCCGTAACTGCACTGCTGCGCTGGCCAACAGCCCCACCTGG AATGGAGATGCCGGTTGTGGATGTTCGCAAGCATGGGGTGTGGCTTTTAGCCAAGAAT GTAGATCAATATATGCACAGAATTCTGGTTGAGGAAGATGCCACCAATTTCAACGAAAGTGATGGTGAACTCTTTCATGCTGCTTCAGATGTGGGTGAGAAACTTTACAGGAGGGGTGATTTTGCTGAATCTCAGATTGCAAACCTCGATGGCTATCTTCTTAAAGAG gTTGGGCTGTTCCCAGATGTCTTAGAGCGTAAAGTAGCTCGCCATTTTGAGGAAGGGGATCAT GTTTCGGCAATGGTGACAGGGGAATTCTATACAAAAAAAGATCTATTTCCAGGATTTGGAAGGCCCTTTGTATTCTATGCAGAgattttgaagaa AGTTGGACGTGCATCAGAAGCTAAAGATGCTGCAAGGGTTGCTTTAAAATCACCATGGTGGACTTTAGGTTGTGCATATCAG GAAGTGGCAGGCATTGCACAGTGGGAGGATGAGCAAATTGAATACATTAAGGAGAAGGTGAGTGAAGAGGGTAGGCAGGAGGATTTGAAGAAGGGAAAGGCGGCTGCTCAG ATAGCATTGGATGAGGCTGCTTTCTTGTTGGATTTAGCTTCCATTAAAGGAACCTGGGATAATGTTTTGGAGCGTACTGCTGAATGTTATAGGGAGGCTGGATTTGATGAAATTGCAAGATTCATTTTGTACAAAGATTAA
- the LOC118059199 gene encoding filament-like plant protein 7 — MDNKTWLWRKRSSEKTIVATNKFGISVKGIDEETQNIPAGNGLGPVRRNLNEKLASVLLDCHAKDDPVTENEKSEQRATAGQEKTEAEVDCLKKELDGAPNQGVAANEELSHSDAALKKCMQQLNSFREEHEQKIHAAVMETTSEFERAQKNLEGKLMETSKRLSNLAIENTNLSNALLLKEKLVEELHKRASQTLAEFNALMARLDSTEKENAFLKYEFHMLQKELEVRNEELEYNRRSSDASRRQHLESVSKVTKLEAECQRLRTLMRKRLPGPAAFSKIKSEVEMLGKEPMELRRKPNLTRDLVLRDAIMEISPEIPVKNIDFLIEQLRGKEEENKVLREMMTRKNAELQSSRIMFSRTASRLSQVEAQVMELSGDQKSVALTTHSPSSRELLSPIAGSDAGSWANSLISELEHFRDGKLKSPSGHKAIEVMDMSLMDDFVEMEKLAMVSTQTPSAGGNRPSSAGKELVPVEQEKQEIHLKDDSTDKSFDWLQVVLNAIFKQQRISKRSLTELLEDINIALGYINHPNVCEPNTSAFSRLPVECDISGYITWKSPSESSIVDSLNETSRADTPVKETSKQHYQSNLTDLQEENDRLKNELNNMEARLHSANNKSEALMMKLRESEQSVERLQAEVEILKESKGMIEDQIENQKSINEDLDTQLTVTKAKLNEVFHKFSSLEVEFEDKSNCCEELEATCLELQLQLESAAKETLSCGINEEGKQPQDGWEIKAASVKLAECQETILNLGKQLKALASPREAALFDKVFTTPGATAAATNIRNMNRRFSLRDQMIAEDRSKAIILRSPTEDAQKSSLNHADNDNELISPNALVCAPEAYFGPKHKSGNAAVGALAIVPSKKQGFGLLRSLLMRRKKGTSKKSRSLVKV; from the exons ATGGACAACAAGACATGGCTTTGGAGGAAAAGATCTTCTGAAAAGACAATTGTGGCAACGAACAAATTTGGCATTTCCGTGAAAGGAATCGATGAAGAG ACGCAGAATATTCCGGCTGGGAATGGATTAGGACCAGTTAGACGAAATTTAAACGAAAAGTTAGCTTCTGTACTTCTTGATTGTCATGCAAAAGATGATCCCGTGacagaaaatgaaaaatcagaACAAAGAGCTACGGCAG GCCAGGAAAAGACAGAAGCAGAGGTAGATTGCCTAAAGAAAGAACTGGATGGAGCTCCGAATCAGGGAGTAGCTGCAAATGAAGAATTAAGTCACTCAGATGCCGCATTAAAGAAATGCATGCAGCAACTGAACTCCTTCCGAGAAGAACACGAGCAAAAGATACACGCTGCTGTCATGGAAACAACAAGTGAATTTGAGAGGGCACAGAAAAATCTGGAAGGGAAGTTGATGGAGACAAGCAAAAGGCTTTCAAATTTAGCCATTGAGAACACAAATTTGAGTAATGCCCTTTTACTCAAGGAGAAATTAGTTGAAGAGCTGCATAAACGTGCATCTCAGACCCTCGCAGAATTCAATGCACTAATGGCTAGATTAGATTCCACAGAGAAAGAGAATGCTTTTCTGAAGTACGAGTTTCACATGCTTCAGAAGGAACTTGAGGTTCGAAATGAGGAACTGGAATATAACCGTCGGTCTTCTGATGCATCGCGAAGGCAACACTTGGAGAGTGTAAGTAAAGTCACGAAACTAGAAGCAGAATGTCAGAGACTTCGCACCCTAATGCGGAAAAGGCTGCCTGGTCCTGCTGCTTTCTCAAAGATCAAGAGTGAAGTCGAAATGCTGGGAAAGGAGCCGATGGAATTAAGAAGAAAACCGAACCTCACCAGAGATTTGGTACTCAGAGACGCCATTATGGAAATTTCTCCAGAAATTCCTGTAAAGAACATTGATTTCCTGATCGAGCAATTACGTGGTAAGGAAGAGGAGAATAAAGTTCTCAGAGAAATGATGACCAGAAAGAATGCTGAACTCCAATCTTCAAGAATCATGTTTTCACGAACTGCTTCAAGGTTATCTCAGGTCGAGGCTCAGGTTATGGAGCTTTCTGGAGACCAGAAATCCGTGGCGCTGACAACGCATAGCCCATCATCACGTGAACTCTTATCTCCAATTGCAGGTTCTGATGCTGGATCATGGGCTAATTCTCTAATCTCAGAACTGGAACATTTCAGAGATGGGAAACTCAAGAGTCCGTCAGGACATAAAGCCATTGAAGTTATGGACATGAGTTTAATGGATGATTTTGTTGAGATGGAGAAATTAGCTATGGTTTCAACACAAACACCTTCTGCAGGAGGGAATCGCCCTTCCTCAGCTGGCAAGGAACTAGTTCCCGTAGAACAAGAGAAACAAGAGATCCACTTGAAAGATGATTCAACTGACAAGTCTTTCGACTGGCTTCAGGTTGTTCTGAATGCAATATTCAAACAGCAGCGTATTTCAAAACGAAGTCTAACTGAACTCCTGGAGGACATTAACATTGCTTTAGGTTATATAAATCATCCAAATGTTTGCGAACCTAATACATCAGCATTCTCAAGGCTTCCTGTGGAGTGTGATATTAGCGGTTATATCACTTGGAAGTCTCCAAGTGAATCTTCGATTGTGGATTCACTGAATGAAACTTCCAGGGCCGACACCCCAGTGAAAGAAACAAGCAAACAACACTATCAATCTAATCTGACTGATCTGCAAGAAGAGAATGATAGACTGAAAAATGAGCTGAATAATATGGAAGCCAGGCTGCATTCTGCAAATAATAAGTCGGAGGCTCTGATGATGAAGCTCCGGGAATCAGAACAAAGTGTTGAAAGGTTACAAGCAGAAGTGGAAATTTTGAAGGAATCAAAAGGAATgattgaggatcaaattgaaaatcagaAGTCAATCAATGAAGATCTTGATACTCAGCTTACAGTTACCAAAGCTAAATTGAATGAGGTCTTCCACAAGTTCTCATCTCTGGAAGTTGAATTTGAGGACAAAAGTAACTGTTGTGAAGAATTAGAAGCAACTTGTCTTGAGCTTCAACTTCAGCTGGAAAG TGCTGCTAAGGAAACCCTGAGCTGTGGCATAAATGAAGAGGGAAAACAACCACAAGAT GGCTGGGAGATCAAGGCAGCTTCTGTAAAGTTAGCAGAATGCCAAGAAACTATCCTTAATCTTGGAAAGCAACTGAAGGCTCTGGCTTCACCAAGAGAAGCAGCACTCTTTGACAAGGTTTTCACTACTCCTGGTGCCACTGCCGCTGCTACCAATATCAGGAACATGAACAGGCGCTTCTCCTTGCGTGATCAAATGATAGCTGAAGATAGATCCAAAGCAATTATTCTCAGATCTCCAACTGAAGATGCACAAAAATCATCTCTTAACCACGCAGATAACGATAATGAATTGATCAGTCCTAATGCCCTGGTATGTGCTCCTGAAGCATATTTTGGACCAAAGCACAAATCCGGTAATGCTGCAGTTGGGGCTCTGGCTATTGTTCCTAGTAAAAAGCAAGGATTTGGTTTGCTGAGGAGCCTACTAATGAGAAGGAAGAAAGGGACTAGCAAGAAGTCACGATCCTTAGTGAAGGTATGA
- the LOC118059202 gene encoding caffeoyl-CoA O-methyltransferase, translating to MATNGEEQQSQAGRHQEVGHKSLLQSDALYQYILETSVYPREPECMKELREVTAKHPWNIMTTSADEGQFLNMLLKLVNAKNTMEIGVYTGYSLLATALAIPEDGKILAMDINRENYELGLPVIQKAGVAHKIDFKEGPALPVLDQMIEDGKYHGSFDFIFVDADKDNYINYHKRLIELVKVGGLIGYDNTLWNGSVVAPPDAPMRKYVRYYRDFVLELNKALAADPRIEICMLPVGDGITLCRRIQ from the exons ATGGCCACCAACGGAGAGGAACAGCAAAGCCAGGCAGGAAGGCACCAGGAAGTTGGCCACAAGAGCCTTTTGCAAAGTGATGCTCTTTACCAG tatattctTGAGACTAGTGTGTATCCAAGAGAGCCTGAATGCATGAAGGAGCTCAGGGAGGTGACTGCCAAGCATCCTTG GAACATCATGACCACATCTGCTGATGAAGGGCAATTCTTGAATATGCTTTTGAAGCTTGTCAATGCCAAGAACACCATGGAGATCGGTGTTTACACTGGCTATTCTCTCTTGGCCACTGCCCTGGCTATCCCTGAGGATGGCAAG ATCTTGGCTATGGACATCAACAGAGAAAACTATGAATTGGGTCTCCCAGTAATTCAGAAAGCTGGTGTTGCGCACAAGATTGATTTCAAGGAAGGCCCTGCTCTACCAGTTCTTGATCAAATGATTGAAGAT GGGAAGTACCATGGAAGTTTTGATTTCATCTTTGTGGATGCTGACAAggacaattatataaattatcacAAGAGGTTGATTGAGCTTGTCAAAGTTGGTGGACTGATTGGGTACGACAATACTCTATGGAATGGATCTGTGGTGGCACCACCTGATGCTCCGATGAGGAAGTATGTGAGGTACTACCGGGACTTTGTTTTGGAGCTCAACAAGGCACTCGCTGCTGACCCCAGGATTGAAATTTGCATGCTTCCTGTTGGTGATGGCATCACTCTCTGCCGTCGGATCCAATGA